Proteins from one Hemibagrus wyckioides isolate EC202008001 linkage group LG16, SWU_Hwy_1.0, whole genome shotgun sequence genomic window:
- the map3k1 gene encoding mitogen-activated protein kinase kinase kinase 1 isoform X2: protein MDWRVDILRLLDFINFRQSQNRDMENKETLRGLQKMEDRPEERMIREKLKATCMPTWKHEWLERRNKRGPVVVKPIPLRPDSSEAGRLGLEAGSDSASSSSSQSRGRRSPSPVPSSSSISSTSSSTKTAGKPESPGVRRKRASPVPFQSGRVTPPRRAPSPDGFSPYSPEETNRRVNKVMRARLYLLQQIGPNSFLIGGDSPDNKYRVFIGPQTCSCGRGAFCIHVLFVMLRVFQLESSDPLLWRKTLKNFEVESLFQKYHNRRSSRIKAPSRSTIQKFVSRMSNSHTSCTSSSSPSSNESSMKDEEEQMCPICLLDMLDEESLTVCEEGCRNKLHHHCMSIWAEECRRNHEPLICPLCRAKWKTHDFYSHDPASTAESSTSRSQSLVSSSTASSSSHAEGQRAAHEGDFSLPHYGVQQIPQTYKELAEPWIKVFGIELVGCLFSRNWNIREMALRRLSHDVSGALLLANGEHSMASAAAGAGAGIGAAGSEISGEVVVESCCSVLSMVCADPVYKVYVAALKTLRAMLVYTPCHSLSERSRLQQLLRPVVETILVKCADANSRTSQLSVSTLLELCKGQVGELAVGREILKAGSLGIGGVDYVLNCILGSQTEANNWQALLGRLCLIDRLLLEFPAEFYPHIVTATDCGHPQNQVERYQKLLRLLSFALQSIDNSHSMVGKLSRRVFLSAARMVARVPHVFVKLLDMLSVTSSTHYARMRRRLLAIAEEMEILDAVHLGLEDMQGAHCDIFLDPAAPHNSPIYTERNSPTHCLQEKPCGKAAQCGTVSAKTIDDMSDRLACITAVPADSPKPPVQLRGPLRPLSQCFNSQSPSSCQPPPLPSPSTSQARPQGFVPGKLANCSPGAQRKFPIPKGASGGGTSKDHEKLPSPVFPQARPLPSNHIHRPKPSRPSLSPSTSSEAAKGQCLGPKSNMKLDLQDISPGEGARCGASSVFVPSDDAVFTPVDDKFHGLDASAELNSSMEDLLEVSMPVADGTVTFQSEVAVLSPEQAGSENAYSQDVTQNQKCKEKMEAEEEEALAVVMAMSASQDALPIIPQLQVEKEEDVIIIQVDTPETLPGHTKAKQPYREGAEWLKGQQIGLGAFSSCYQAQDVGTGTLMAVKQVTYVRNTSSEQEEVVEALREEIRMMSHLNHPNIIRMQGATCEKNNYNLFVEWMAGGSVSHLLNKYGAFKEGVVINYTEQLLRGLAYLHENQIIHRDIKGANLLIDSTGQRLRIADFGAAARLASKGTGAGEFQGQLLGTIAFMAPEVLRGQQYGRSCDVWSVGCAIIEMSCAKPPWNAEKHSNHLALIFKIASATTAPTIPPHLSPGLRDVTLRCLELQPTDRPQSRELLKHPIFRHNW from the exons ATGGACTGGAGAGTGGATATCCTGAGGCTGCTGGATTTCATTAACTTCAGACAATCCCAAAA CCGTGACATGGAGAACAAAGAGACGCTGCGTGGGCTGCAGAAGATGGAGGACCGGCCGGAGGAGCGCATGATCCGGGAGAAGCTCAAGGCCACCTGCATGCCCACCTGGAAACACGAGTGGCTGGAGAGGAGGAACAAGAGAGGCCCAGTG GTTGTGAAGCCCATACCCCTGCGGCCAGACAGCAGTGAAGCTGGACGTCTGGGACTGGAGGCAGGTAGCGACAGCGCGAGTTCCTCCTCCTCTCAGAGTAGAGGCCGTCGTAGCCCATCACCTGTACCTTCCTCATCCTCCATCTCTTCCACTTCCTCATCTACCAAGACGGCTGGGAAACCCGAGTCCCCCGGTGTCCGCAGGAAGCGGGCATCCCCAGTTCCT TTTCAGAGCGGCAGGGTCACTCCTCCTCGACGAGCGCCATCACCTGACGGCTTCTCACCTTACAGTCCTGAAGAGACCAATCGCAGAGTCAACAAGGTCATGAGGGCACGTCTCTACCTACTCCAGCAAATTGGACCTAACTCGTTCTTGATTGGAGGAGACAGCCCTGACAATAAATACCGTGTGTTCATTGGACCTCAG ACCTGCAGCTGTGGTCGTGGAGCTTTCTGCATCCATGTGCTCTTCGTCATGCTGAGAGTTTTCCAGCTGGAGTCATCCGATCCACTGCTCTGGAGAAAGACCCTCAAAAACTTTGAG GTGGAAAGCTTATTCCAGAAGTACCACAACAGGCGGAGCTCGCGAATCAAAGCCCCGTCTCGCAGCACCATCCAGAAGTTTGTGTCACGCATGTCCAACTCTCACACTTCCTGCACCTCCAGCTCCTCACCCTCCAGTAACGAGAGCAG TATGAAGGACGAGGAAGAGCAGATGTGTCCGATCTGTCTGCTGGACATGCTGGATGAGGAgagtctgactgtgtgtgaggagggctGCAGGAATAAGCTGCACCACCACTGCATGTCCATAT GGGCAGAAGAATGTCGGAGAAACCATGAACCCCTGATCTGCCCTCTGTGTAGGGCCAAGTGGAAGACTCATGATTTTTACAG TCACGACCCGGCCTCTACAGCAGAAAGCTCCACAAGCCGCTCTCAGAGCCTGGTATCTTCCTCCACCGCTTCATCGTCCTCCCATGCTGAAGGTCAGAGGGCAGCTCACGAGGGAGatttttctctccctcactaCGGAGTGCAGCAAATCCCTCAGACTTATAAAGAACTGGCTGAGCCTTGGATCAAG GTGTTTGGTATTGAGCTTGTAGGCTGTCTCTTCTCTCGGAACTGGAACATCAGAGAGATGGCACTGCGGAGGCTGTCGCATGATGTGAGCGGCGCTCTGCTGCTGGCCAATGGTGAGCACTCGATGGCGAGCGCAGCAGCAGGAGCCGGGGCTGGGATTGGAGCAGCAGGGAGTGAAATCTCAGGGGAAGTGGTAGTGGAATCATGCTGCAGTGTTCTTTCCATGGTGTGTGCAGACCCTGTCTACAAAGTCTACGTGGCTGCACTG AAAACCCTGAGGGCCATGCTGGTCTACACGCCATGCCACAGTCTGTCGGAGCGCAGTCGCCTGCAGCAGCTGCTCCGGCCCGTGGTTGAGACTATCTTGGTTAAATGTGCCGACGCCAACAG tcGCACCAGCCAGCTGTCTGTGTCCACTCTCCTGGAGCTCTGTAAAGGCCAGGTTGGAGAGCTTGCTGTTGGTAGAGAGATTCTCAAAGCAG GTTCTCTCGGTATAGGAGGAGTGGACTATGTGCTGAACTGTATCCTGGGTTCCCAGACAGAGGCGAATAACTGGCAGGCTCTTCTAGGCCGTTTGTGTCTGATAGACCGGTTGCTGCTGGAGTTTCCAGCCGAGTTTTACCCACATATTGTCACAGCCACAGACTGTGGACATCCCCAGAATCAGGTGGAGAG GTACCAGAAATTGCTGCGTCTGCTGAGCTTTGCGCTGCAGTCCATCGATAACTCTCACTCCATGGTAGGGAAGTTGTCTCGCCGTGTGTTCCTGAGTGCCGCCCGCATGGTGGCCCGCGTGCCCCACGTCTTCGTCAAACTGCTGGATATGCTGAGTGTCACCAGCTCCACCCACTACGCCCGCATGCGCCGGCGCCTGCTGGCCATTGCGGAGGAGATGGAGATCCTGGATGCCGTGCACCTTGGCCTTGAGGATATGCAGGGGGCGCACTGTGACATTTTTCTGGATCCAGCAGCACCTCACAACTCGCCCATTTACACCGAGAGGAACTCGCCCACTCACTGCCTGCAGGAAAAGCCCTGTGGTAAAGCAGCTCAATGTGGAACAGTCAGTGCCAAAACCATAGACGATATGTCAGACAGGTTGGCATGTATAACCGCTGTGCCTGCTGACTCCCCAAAACCCCCGGTTCAACTCCGTGGCCCCCTTAGACCCCTGAGCCAGTGTTTTAATTCACAATCACCCTCCTCCTGTCAGCCACCTCCACTCCCCTCCCCTTCTACCTCTCAAGCCCGGCCGCAAGGTTTTGTCCCTGGCAAGCTCGCTAACTGCTCCCCTGGTGCCCAACGTAAATTCCCAATTCCTAAGGGTGCAAGTGGAGGAGGGACCAGTAAAGACCATGAAAAGTTGCCTTCCCCTGTGTTCCCCCAAGCTAGACCCCTGCCTTCCAACCACATCCATCGCCCCAAGCCCTcacgcccctctctctctccttccaccTCGTCTGAGGCAGCTAAAGGTCAGTGCCTAGGTCCCAAAAGCAATATGAAGCTCGATCTTCAGGACATTTCCCCAGGCGAAGGTGCAAGGTGCGGTGCCAGCTCTGTGTTTGTCCCTAGCGATGATGCAGTCTTTACGCCTGTGGATGATAAGTTCCATGGCCTGGATGCTTCGGCAGAGCTCAACTCCAGCATGGAGGATCTTCTGGAAGTGTCCATGCCAGTAGCAGACGGCACAGTGACGTTCCAATCGGAGGTGGCGGTGTTATCACCGGAGCAGGCCGGTTCGGAGAATGCATACAGCCAGGACGTGACACAGAACCAGAAGTGCAAGGAGAAAATGGAGGCAGAAGAAGAGGAGGCCCTAGCCGTCGTCATGGCAATGTCAGCGTCTCAAGACGCCCTGCCCATCATCCCACAGTTGcaggtggagaaggaggaggatgtTATCATCATACAGGTGGAT ACACCAGAGACCCTGCCTGGTCATACCAAAGCAAAACAGCCCTACCGTGAGGGTGCAGAGTGGCTTAAGGGCCAGCAGATTGGCCTGGGAGCGTTCTCCTCCTGCTACCAAGCCCAGGACGTCGGCACCGGCACGCTGATGGCCGtcaaacag GTGACCTATGTGAGGAACACATCATCTGAGCAGGAGGAAGTGGTGGAGGCACTGCGGGAGGAGATCCGGATGATGAGCCACCTCAATCACCCCAACATCATCCGCATGCAGGGCGCGACCTGCGAAAAGAACAACTACAACCTGTTTGTGGAGTGGATGGCAG GTGGCTCTGTGTCTCATCTGCTAAACAAGTACGGTGCCTTCAAGGAAGGTGTGGTAATCAACTACACAGAGCAGCTGCTTCGGGGTCTGGCCTACCTCCACGAGAATCAGATCATCCACCGTGACATCAAAG GTGCCAACTTACTGATCGACAGCACTGGCCAGAGGCTGCGGATAGCTGACTTTGGCGCAGCGGCGAGGTTGGCCTCCAAGGGCACGGGTGCAGGAGAGTTCCAGGGCCAGCTCCTGGGCACCATCGCCTTCATGGCCCCTGAA GTGCTGAGAGGACAGCAGTATGGCCGCAGCTGTGACGTGTGGAGCGTGGGATGTGCCATCATCGAGATGTCGTGTGCCAAACCACCGTGGAACGCAGAGAAACACTCCAACCACCTGGCACTCATATTTAAG ATTGCCAGTGCTACCACAGCTCCCACTATTCCTCCACACCTGTCTCCAGGCCTGAGAGACGTCACACTGCGCTGTCTGGAGCTGCAGCCTACTGACCGGCCACAGTCACGCGAGCTCCTCAAACACCCCATCTTCCGCCATAACTGGTAA
- the map3k1 gene encoding mitogen-activated protein kinase kinase kinase 1 isoform X1 yields MATAGSRTSSSGLLDSNECGNVGSGPQGGCGAPSLPSSPGTVKRNAGENAQWRRKELRKVRSVDLEKAEKALHLSAESGAAPIAAQLHYLSVSSPAAVQATLSQQSRHVQHSNSLTEHPLLDKGSNNSLATGAQELSKTSCRSSSSEQLSSEHAPPGTSAGVNSVQHSRDMENKETLRGLQKMEDRPEERMIREKLKATCMPTWKHEWLERRNKRGPVVVKPIPLRPDSSEAGRLGLEAGSDSASSSSSQSRGRRSPSPVPSSSSISSTSSSTKTAGKPESPGVRRKRASPVPFQSGRVTPPRRAPSPDGFSPYSPEETNRRVNKVMRARLYLLQQIGPNSFLIGGDSPDNKYRVFIGPQTCSCGRGAFCIHVLFVMLRVFQLESSDPLLWRKTLKNFEVESLFQKYHNRRSSRIKAPSRSTIQKFVSRMSNSHTSCTSSSSPSSNESSMKDEEEQMCPICLLDMLDEESLTVCEEGCRNKLHHHCMSIWAEECRRNHEPLICPLCRAKWKTHDFYSHDPASTAESSTSRSQSLVSSSTASSSSHAEGQRAAHEGDFSLPHYGVQQIPQTYKELAEPWIKVFGIELVGCLFSRNWNIREMALRRLSHDVSGALLLANGEHSMASAAAGAGAGIGAAGSEISGEVVVESCCSVLSMVCADPVYKVYVAALKTLRAMLVYTPCHSLSERSRLQQLLRPVVETILVKCADANSRTSQLSVSTLLELCKGQVGELAVGREILKAGSLGIGGVDYVLNCILGSQTEANNWQALLGRLCLIDRLLLEFPAEFYPHIVTATDCGHPQNQVERYQKLLRLLSFALQSIDNSHSMVGKLSRRVFLSAARMVARVPHVFVKLLDMLSVTSSTHYARMRRRLLAIAEEMEILDAVHLGLEDMQGAHCDIFLDPAAPHNSPIYTERNSPTHCLQEKPCGKAAQCGTVSAKTIDDMSDRLACITAVPADSPKPPVQLRGPLRPLSQCFNSQSPSSCQPPPLPSPSTSQARPQGFVPGKLANCSPGAQRKFPIPKGASGGGTSKDHEKLPSPVFPQARPLPSNHIHRPKPSRPSLSPSTSSEAAKGQCLGPKSNMKLDLQDISPGEGARCGASSVFVPSDDAVFTPVDDKFHGLDASAELNSSMEDLLEVSMPVADGTVTFQSEVAVLSPEQAGSENAYSQDVTQNQKCKEKMEAEEEEALAVVMAMSASQDALPIIPQLQVEKEEDVIIIQVDTPETLPGHTKAKQPYREGAEWLKGQQIGLGAFSSCYQAQDVGTGTLMAVKQVTYVRNTSSEQEEVVEALREEIRMMSHLNHPNIIRMQGATCEKNNYNLFVEWMAGGSVSHLLNKYGAFKEGVVINYTEQLLRGLAYLHENQIIHRDIKGANLLIDSTGQRLRIADFGAAARLASKGTGAGEFQGQLLGTIAFMAPEVLRGQQYGRSCDVWSVGCAIIEMSCAKPPWNAEKHSNHLALIFKIASATTAPTIPPHLSPGLRDVTLRCLELQPTDRPQSRELLKHPIFRHNW; encoded by the exons ATGGCGACGGCGGGGAGCCGGACCTCGTCGTCGGGATTATTAGATTCAAACGAGTGTGGAAACGTTGGAAGTGGACCTCAGGGCGGTTGCGGTGCGCCAAGTCTTCCGAGCAGTCCCGGCACGGTGAAGAGAAACGCGGGGGAAAATGCGCAGTGGAGACGGAAAGAGCTGCGGAAAGTGAGGAGTGTGGATCTGGAGAAAGCCGAGAAAGCGCTGCATCTCTCCGCCGAGAGCGGCGCGGCTCCCATCGCCGCACAGCTCCACTACTTATCCGTGTCCTCTCCTGCCGCCGTGCAGGCCACTTTGTCCCAGCAAAGCCGGCATGTTCAGCACAGCAACTCACTAACTGAACATCCTCTGCTTGATAAAGGAAGCAACAATAGTTTGGCCACTGGAGCTCAGGAATTATCGAAAACTTCTTGtagaagcagcagcagcgagCAGCTCAGCTCTGAGCATGCACCTCCGGGAACTTCAGCCGGTGTGAACTCTGTACAACACAG CCGTGACATGGAGAACAAAGAGACGCTGCGTGGGCTGCAGAAGATGGAGGACCGGCCGGAGGAGCGCATGATCCGGGAGAAGCTCAAGGCCACCTGCATGCCCACCTGGAAACACGAGTGGCTGGAGAGGAGGAACAAGAGAGGCCCAGTG GTTGTGAAGCCCATACCCCTGCGGCCAGACAGCAGTGAAGCTGGACGTCTGGGACTGGAGGCAGGTAGCGACAGCGCGAGTTCCTCCTCCTCTCAGAGTAGAGGCCGTCGTAGCCCATCACCTGTACCTTCCTCATCCTCCATCTCTTCCACTTCCTCATCTACCAAGACGGCTGGGAAACCCGAGTCCCCCGGTGTCCGCAGGAAGCGGGCATCCCCAGTTCCT TTTCAGAGCGGCAGGGTCACTCCTCCTCGACGAGCGCCATCACCTGACGGCTTCTCACCTTACAGTCCTGAAGAGACCAATCGCAGAGTCAACAAGGTCATGAGGGCACGTCTCTACCTACTCCAGCAAATTGGACCTAACTCGTTCTTGATTGGAGGAGACAGCCCTGACAATAAATACCGTGTGTTCATTGGACCTCAG ACCTGCAGCTGTGGTCGTGGAGCTTTCTGCATCCATGTGCTCTTCGTCATGCTGAGAGTTTTCCAGCTGGAGTCATCCGATCCACTGCTCTGGAGAAAGACCCTCAAAAACTTTGAG GTGGAAAGCTTATTCCAGAAGTACCACAACAGGCGGAGCTCGCGAATCAAAGCCCCGTCTCGCAGCACCATCCAGAAGTTTGTGTCACGCATGTCCAACTCTCACACTTCCTGCACCTCCAGCTCCTCACCCTCCAGTAACGAGAGCAG TATGAAGGACGAGGAAGAGCAGATGTGTCCGATCTGTCTGCTGGACATGCTGGATGAGGAgagtctgactgtgtgtgaggagggctGCAGGAATAAGCTGCACCACCACTGCATGTCCATAT GGGCAGAAGAATGTCGGAGAAACCATGAACCCCTGATCTGCCCTCTGTGTAGGGCCAAGTGGAAGACTCATGATTTTTACAG TCACGACCCGGCCTCTACAGCAGAAAGCTCCACAAGCCGCTCTCAGAGCCTGGTATCTTCCTCCACCGCTTCATCGTCCTCCCATGCTGAAGGTCAGAGGGCAGCTCACGAGGGAGatttttctctccctcactaCGGAGTGCAGCAAATCCCTCAGACTTATAAAGAACTGGCTGAGCCTTGGATCAAG GTGTTTGGTATTGAGCTTGTAGGCTGTCTCTTCTCTCGGAACTGGAACATCAGAGAGATGGCACTGCGGAGGCTGTCGCATGATGTGAGCGGCGCTCTGCTGCTGGCCAATGGTGAGCACTCGATGGCGAGCGCAGCAGCAGGAGCCGGGGCTGGGATTGGAGCAGCAGGGAGTGAAATCTCAGGGGAAGTGGTAGTGGAATCATGCTGCAGTGTTCTTTCCATGGTGTGTGCAGACCCTGTCTACAAAGTCTACGTGGCTGCACTG AAAACCCTGAGGGCCATGCTGGTCTACACGCCATGCCACAGTCTGTCGGAGCGCAGTCGCCTGCAGCAGCTGCTCCGGCCCGTGGTTGAGACTATCTTGGTTAAATGTGCCGACGCCAACAG tcGCACCAGCCAGCTGTCTGTGTCCACTCTCCTGGAGCTCTGTAAAGGCCAGGTTGGAGAGCTTGCTGTTGGTAGAGAGATTCTCAAAGCAG GTTCTCTCGGTATAGGAGGAGTGGACTATGTGCTGAACTGTATCCTGGGTTCCCAGACAGAGGCGAATAACTGGCAGGCTCTTCTAGGCCGTTTGTGTCTGATAGACCGGTTGCTGCTGGAGTTTCCAGCCGAGTTTTACCCACATATTGTCACAGCCACAGACTGTGGACATCCCCAGAATCAGGTGGAGAG GTACCAGAAATTGCTGCGTCTGCTGAGCTTTGCGCTGCAGTCCATCGATAACTCTCACTCCATGGTAGGGAAGTTGTCTCGCCGTGTGTTCCTGAGTGCCGCCCGCATGGTGGCCCGCGTGCCCCACGTCTTCGTCAAACTGCTGGATATGCTGAGTGTCACCAGCTCCACCCACTACGCCCGCATGCGCCGGCGCCTGCTGGCCATTGCGGAGGAGATGGAGATCCTGGATGCCGTGCACCTTGGCCTTGAGGATATGCAGGGGGCGCACTGTGACATTTTTCTGGATCCAGCAGCACCTCACAACTCGCCCATTTACACCGAGAGGAACTCGCCCACTCACTGCCTGCAGGAAAAGCCCTGTGGTAAAGCAGCTCAATGTGGAACAGTCAGTGCCAAAACCATAGACGATATGTCAGACAGGTTGGCATGTATAACCGCTGTGCCTGCTGACTCCCCAAAACCCCCGGTTCAACTCCGTGGCCCCCTTAGACCCCTGAGCCAGTGTTTTAATTCACAATCACCCTCCTCCTGTCAGCCACCTCCACTCCCCTCCCCTTCTACCTCTCAAGCCCGGCCGCAAGGTTTTGTCCCTGGCAAGCTCGCTAACTGCTCCCCTGGTGCCCAACGTAAATTCCCAATTCCTAAGGGTGCAAGTGGAGGAGGGACCAGTAAAGACCATGAAAAGTTGCCTTCCCCTGTGTTCCCCCAAGCTAGACCCCTGCCTTCCAACCACATCCATCGCCCCAAGCCCTcacgcccctctctctctccttccaccTCGTCTGAGGCAGCTAAAGGTCAGTGCCTAGGTCCCAAAAGCAATATGAAGCTCGATCTTCAGGACATTTCCCCAGGCGAAGGTGCAAGGTGCGGTGCCAGCTCTGTGTTTGTCCCTAGCGATGATGCAGTCTTTACGCCTGTGGATGATAAGTTCCATGGCCTGGATGCTTCGGCAGAGCTCAACTCCAGCATGGAGGATCTTCTGGAAGTGTCCATGCCAGTAGCAGACGGCACAGTGACGTTCCAATCGGAGGTGGCGGTGTTATCACCGGAGCAGGCCGGTTCGGAGAATGCATACAGCCAGGACGTGACACAGAACCAGAAGTGCAAGGAGAAAATGGAGGCAGAAGAAGAGGAGGCCCTAGCCGTCGTCATGGCAATGTCAGCGTCTCAAGACGCCCTGCCCATCATCCCACAGTTGcaggtggagaaggaggaggatgtTATCATCATACAGGTGGAT ACACCAGAGACCCTGCCTGGTCATACCAAAGCAAAACAGCCCTACCGTGAGGGTGCAGAGTGGCTTAAGGGCCAGCAGATTGGCCTGGGAGCGTTCTCCTCCTGCTACCAAGCCCAGGACGTCGGCACCGGCACGCTGATGGCCGtcaaacag GTGACCTATGTGAGGAACACATCATCTGAGCAGGAGGAAGTGGTGGAGGCACTGCGGGAGGAGATCCGGATGATGAGCCACCTCAATCACCCCAACATCATCCGCATGCAGGGCGCGACCTGCGAAAAGAACAACTACAACCTGTTTGTGGAGTGGATGGCAG GTGGCTCTGTGTCTCATCTGCTAAACAAGTACGGTGCCTTCAAGGAAGGTGTGGTAATCAACTACACAGAGCAGCTGCTTCGGGGTCTGGCCTACCTCCACGAGAATCAGATCATCCACCGTGACATCAAAG GTGCCAACTTACTGATCGACAGCACTGGCCAGAGGCTGCGGATAGCTGACTTTGGCGCAGCGGCGAGGTTGGCCTCCAAGGGCACGGGTGCAGGAGAGTTCCAGGGCCAGCTCCTGGGCACCATCGCCTTCATGGCCCCTGAA GTGCTGAGAGGACAGCAGTATGGCCGCAGCTGTGACGTGTGGAGCGTGGGATGTGCCATCATCGAGATGTCGTGTGCCAAACCACCGTGGAACGCAGAGAAACACTCCAACCACCTGGCACTCATATTTAAG ATTGCCAGTGCTACCACAGCTCCCACTATTCCTCCACACCTGTCTCCAGGCCTGAGAGACGTCACACTGCGCTGTCTGGAGCTGCAGCCTACTGACCGGCCACAGTCACGCGAGCTCCTCAAACACCCCATCTTCCGCCATAACTGGTAA